Proteins from one Bombus pascuorum chromosome 15, iyBomPasc1.1, whole genome shotgun sequence genomic window:
- the LOC132914634 gene encoding nonsense-mediated mRNA decay factor SMG9, translated as MFSLAIRTVLSTCPEMTSCVKFMDENMQLCESPLEFLYDQQDFLVVGCLGAQGVGKSTIMSFLTSNIASGIFPTQDTTHHESGANCTIGIDFFVTKNRVIYLDTQPILSGSTIDYSTCYDQKKSTTDFINTETNLELQSLQFAAFLFSVCHIIIFVQDWFVDPNLVRFLQTAEMLKPSSTSNMDQDYVEYYPHIVFLHNKAELQDLTPHSMENVKEFYGKLFSSSRLQIHSGLDMSNHSMEAGLNLFFIPRIVNEEEVTIHQNEKKLIEKLKTKIHGVTRNPMTPSTLTEKDWYHYVSRVMEAIKKSHLSSEYGRLMP; from the exons ATGTTTTCTTTAGCAATCCGTACTGTATTGTCAACATGTCCTGAAATGACAAGTTGTGTAAAATTTATGGATGAAAATATGCAGCTCTGTGAGAGTCCTCTTGAATTCCTATATGATCAACAGGATTTTTTAGTAGTAGGATGCTTAGGGGCTCAAGGTGTTGGAAAATCAACTATAATGTCCTTTCTAACATCTAATATTGC GTCTGGCATATTTCCAACTCAAGATACAACGCATCACGAAAGTGGTGCAAATTGCACTATTGGTATTGACTTTTTCGTAACAAAAAATCGAGTAATATATTTGGATACACAACCCATACTCTCAGGATCTACTATAGATTACTCTACATGTTATGATCAAAAAAAGTCTACAacagattttataaatacagaaaCTAATTTAGAGCTGCAATCTTTACAGTTTGCAGCATTTCTGTTTTCAGTTTGTCACATTATCATATTCGTACAAGATTGGTTTGTTGATCCAAATTTAGTTAG atttttacAAACTGCGGAAATGTTAAAACCATCCTCGACTAGCAATATGGATCAAGATTATGTTGAATACTATCctcatattgtattcttaCACAATAAAGCTGAATTACAAGATCTCACGCCTCACAGTATGGAAAATGTGAAg GAATTTTATGGCAAATTATTCTCCAGTTCTAGATTACAAATCCATAGTGGTTTGGATATGAGTAATCATTCTATGGAGGCAGgcttaaatttattttttatacctcGTATTGTAAACGAAG AAGAAGTTACAATACACCAGAATGAGAAAAAACTAATAGAAAAACTGAAGACAAAGATACATGGTGTTACCAGGAATCCAATGACACCATCTACTTTAACAGAAAAAGATtg